A window of Magallana gigas chromosome 8, xbMagGiga1.1, whole genome shotgun sequence genomic DNA:
AAAGggtatatttcatttgaagatTCTACAATCTAAACTAGATAAACAATCGAAAGATTCTGAAAATTGCGAAGAAAATTTGAGAATCCAAATTGAGACAACCTGTAACAgcatgataaataaaatcagtGCTCAGAGGAGATCATTAGAAAGAAGTTTGACCCAGTCGCTCAAAAATCctaaggaaaaaataaaaatgaaaactgaaattaTGCAAAAGAAAAACAGATTGGCGGAAAGAAccatttctttttgtaaatgcTTGCTTAAAAATGGAACAGACTTTGAAATACTGAGTATGCAGTCTTTGATcgttaataaattaaaacaaagttcTGTAATAATTGAGAAATTCTCAACTTCTGATCATAGGATAGCAATACCACAATTATCTACAAATTGGAGGGAACCGGAATTGAAATTagtatttgaaaatgaattaaatgacTCGGAGAAGGAAAATTTACCTACAGAAACAAAGGACGTATACAAACAGGCAGAGGATAAAGTTAGTAAAGTTGACATGTTTCTAAATGAAAACGCTGATGTTGGTATACAGTGTAACCTCATAGGACACAATGGATTCCAGATTAATGAAGACGTGACATCGTATGGCGTTGTCATCGAGTGTTCCTTAATAACAAACCGCAGTCTATCAAATATTTGTCAACGACCTAAGATTAGCAGTGTTTCATGGAAAGATAATGACTCTTTTATTGTTGTTGACCAATGTAATAACACTCTGCATTCATGTTCGATGGAATTTTCtggaaaaagtgttgaattagATAACTGTGTTGATTCTACAGTAACAAGTTGGTGCATTGCAATAAGAAAAGGTTCTGCGGAAGTTGTTGTTTTAAGTCTCAAATTTAAGCACAAGCACTGTATCCCGAATGTGTCTGTAATGTTTGCTAATTCAACACAATCAATCAATCTCGCCTGCATGTCGAAATCCATAATATCAATCTACTCAGGAGACATAGGAAATGTAAGACGAATGACGTGTACTGATAATCAAGGAGAGACAATTCAGTTTAGACAGGCACGTTTTGGTTGCATCCTTTCCACCGGCGAGTTTGCCCTGTCGGATATAAACAAAGACTTCGTTTACATGTTTGATAAAAACGCCCGATTGTTCCGCAAGGAATTTTGTTTTCCTGGATCAATTACCCCTGACAAAGATGACCTGATCTACATTGCCGATTTCTACGAACATCGAGTCATTGTGACAAATTTTGAAGGATCCCTCAGGAACACAATTAGTTTGCTACCTCATGTGTCTCATCCAAGAAGCATCTCCATCAGTTCTGATCACAAGCTTGCTGTTGCTTTTGAAAATAGTGTTTCTTTGTTTCAACTTGATGTCAGACAGTTTTCAATTTGTTAGAAAtgttaaatgattaatttttattgggtttttttttaaatgaagtaacTCCTGAAATTCGAAGCACAAACTTGTGGCATTTCTATTTCTATAAGTATTggtttttttctctgaaataaAGCAGTTTAACTAGGATGTTGTACGTACTACAAGTGTAATTGCTAAAAAAGAGTACAGCTACTGTaccctaaaaaaatatttttaatacaccTGTTAGCATGGATCAGTTAGAAATTGTATGCGCAACTTGTTATgttatcattttgattttacagtCGACATATCATATAGTATCAGCTATTTGTAATAGAAGCTATGTAATTACATACAGGTAAACTTTtggttttttaattcatattaataacAATGTGAGGTGAAGACCATTGATTAACTTTCATCTTATAATTTCATTGCTAATAATCATCATTGTAAATGTAACTAGTTGGATTACTAACAAATACATCTGTTGGTCAGAATCTGCTGTTAAGGTCAAGTTGAAatactttgaatatttatttttctatcacATTTTGTCAGGCTCATgaatacagtaccgatcagacctaatctaacagaaaaagaaaaaagacccatACTAAATCCTGGGTTTACATTCTGGGATTAACCTGTGCTTATTTTCGGGTTAGCAGTAAACCCCTTAAAGCAGACGCTATATGTGCatttgga
This region includes:
- the LOC117689804 gene encoding E3 ubiquitin-protein ligase TRIM56-like; the encoded protein is MSAFEKELGEDFLSCVLCRKLLRDPRLLPCLHSVCTSCANSRLRKSGECISCPICEDVEVISSIENTFLNHWLKNVIDIIDITQNSKGKFCSFCKLKGRKQEAVATCLTCLELLCKTCWESRHTFTTLTKDHHVVSIEEVQTGRYHSEIRSNQKIHCSDHNNEYYKFFCKTCDVPICRDCTVLQHRSHAHISSKDALKHIELQKEIERVEKGIFHLKILQSKLDKQSKDSENCEENLRIQIETTCNSMINKISAQRRSLERSLTQSLKNPKEKIKMKTEIMQKKNRLAERTISFCKCLLKNGTDFEILSMQSLIVNKLKQSSVIIEKFSTSDHRIAIPQLSTNWREPELKLVFENELNDSEKENLPTETKDVYKQAEDKVSKVDMFLNENADVGIQCNLIGHNGFQINEDVTSYGVVIECSLITNRSLSNICQRPKISSVSWKDNDSFIVVDQCNNTLHSCSMEFSGKSVELDNCVDSTVTSWCIAIRKGSAEVVVLSLKFKHKHCIPNVSVMFANSTQSINLACMSKSIISIYSGDIGNVRRMTCTDNQGETIQFRQARFGCILSTGEFALSDINKDFVYMFDKNARLFRKEFCFPGSITPDKDDLIYIADFYEHRVIVTNFEGSLRNTISLLPHVSHPRSISISSDHKLAVAFENSVSLFQLDVRQFSIC